From one Acipenser ruthenus chromosome 21, fAciRut3.2 maternal haplotype, whole genome shotgun sequence genomic stretch:
- the LOC117428568 gene encoding relaxin-3 receptor 1-like, with protein MLAVKSLVPASAPGALLMSERMVDLQNDTGGMYNASAEWKTFSSLDDIDVIADGSPVLRILISIIYSVVCAAGLVGNLLVFFLMRVSQGRKKSSINFFILNLAVTDFQFVLTLPFWAVDTALDFSWPFGNAMCKIILSITVMNMYASVFFLTAMSITRYWSLASALNNRSRRMPCSVKWICLLLWVSATVATAPTAIFSTVTNIAGEKLCLLRFPAGHYWLALYHLQKILVAFVIPMLILSICYLLLLRFIRQKSMNNNNPKRRSKVTKSVTIVVLSFFLCWMPNHAITLWGVLVKFNAVNWDKTYYMVHTYVFPVTVCLAHANSCLNPILYCLMRREFRKMLKDVFWRVSSPTISHTCPIRPFSGSRKPEHDDTLVVIPLHAIDSEHGTRGSLFNGRCDTLPSSSTLVQK; from the coding sequence ATGCTAGCAGTAAAAAGTCTGGTGCCAGCGAGCGCACCTGGAGCATTGCTTATGTCGGAGAGGATGGTGGACCTTCAGAATGATACCGGGGGAATGTACAACGCCTCTGCCGAATGGAAGACATTCAGTAGTTTGGATGACATCGATGTGATAGCGGATGGGAGTCCAGTATTGAGGATCCTCATCTCTATCATCTACTCGGTGGTTTGCGCAGCGGGGCTGGTGGGGAACCTGCTGGTCTTTTTCCTCATGAGGGTGAGCCAGGGGAGAAAGAAATCGAGCATCAATTTCTTCATCCTCAACTTGGCAGTGACAGACTTCCAGTTCGTCCTGACCTTGCCCTTCTGGGCTGTGGATACTGCCCTGGACTTCAGCTGGCCGTTTGGGAATGCGATGTGCAAGATCATACTTTCGATCACCGTCATGAACATGTACGCCAGCGTGTTCTTTCTGACTGCTATGAGCATCACCAGATACTGGTCGCTCGCCTCTGCTTTGAATAACAGAAGCCGGCGAATGCCTTGCTCTGTGAAATGGATTTGCTTGCTGCTGTGGGTCTCTGCTACCGTGGCCACCGCGCCCACCGCAATTTTTTCGACAGTGACAAACATCGCCGGGGAGAAATTATGCCTTCTCAGGTTCCCCGCGGGTCATTACTGGCTGGCGCTTTATCACCTGCAGAAGATTCTGGTTGCCTTTGTCATCCCCATGCTCATCCTCTCCATCTGCTATCTGTTACTCCTGAGGTTCATTAGACAGAAAAGCATGAACAACAACAATCCGAAAAGAAGATCCAAAGTCACCAAATCTGTGACCATAGTGGTGCTGTCATTCTTCCTGTGCTGGATGCCCAACCATGCCATAACTTTATGGGGCGTCCTGGTCAAATTCAACGCGGTTAACTGGGATAAAACGTACTATATGGTCCACACCTACGTTTTCCCTGTCACTGTGTGCCTGGCGCACGCCAATAGCTGTCTCAACCCGATTCTGTATTGCCTAATGAGACGGGAGTTCAGAAAAATGTTAAAAGATGTTTTCTGGAGGGTCTCGTCCCCTACAATTTCACACACCTGTCCAATACGCCCATTTTCTGGTTCCCGTAAACCGGAGCACGATGACACACTGGTTGTCATCCCGCTCCACGCTATTGACAGCGAACACGGCACACGCGGCTCGCTCTTCAATGGAAGATGTGACACTTTACCTTCTTCAAGTACGCTGGTGCAAAAATGA